The DNA segment TGCCCCGCTGCGCGGCCGTGCCGTGGCTGGCGCCCGGGGCAACACCGAAGCCCGCATCTTCAGCACCTGCATGGAGCCGCAGCTGCTCTCCATTGCCGGCATCTACCGTGCGATCGATTCCCCCCTGCCAGCCGATGTGGCGGGCAAACCCGCCAAGGTACGCCTGGAGGGGGAAAAAATCATCATCGAATCCCTGTAAGCTTCGGGGCTGAACAGCCCCGACTGAACCGTACACAAGAACCACGCAATCAGTCTCTAAGGAAAACTGCAAACATGGCCAAAATCGTCGTTGTGACTTCCGGCAAAGGTGGTGTGGGCAAGACCACCACCAGTGCCAGCTTTGCTTCCGGCCTCGCTTTGCGTGGCCACAAGACTGCAGTGATCGACTTCGACGTCGGCCTGCGCAATCTGGACCTGATCATGGGCTGCGAACGCCGCGTGGTCTATGACCTGATCAATGTGATCCAGGGCGAAGCCAATCTGCACCAGGCCCTGATCAAGGACAAGCAGTGCGAGAACCTGTTCGTGCTGGCGGCTTCGCAGACGCGCGACAAGGAAGCGCTGACGCAGGACGGCGTCAAGAAGGTGCTGGACGATCTGGCGGCCATGGACTTTGAATACATCGTCTGCGACTCGCCCGCCGGCATCGAAAGCGGCGCGCTGATGGCCATGCACTACGCCGACGAGGCGCTGGTGGTGACCAACCCCGAAGTCTCGTCCGTGCGCGACTCGGACCGCATTCTGGGCATGCTCAGCTCCAAGACCGACCGCGCCACCAAGGGCGAGTCGGTCAAGGAGCACCTGCTGATCACACGCTACAA comes from the Comamonas terrigena NBRC 13299 genome and includes:
- the minD gene encoding septum site-determining protein MinD: MAKIVVVTSGKGGVGKTTTSASFASGLALRGHKTAVIDFDVGLRNLDLIMGCERRVVYDLINVIQGEANLHQALIKDKQCENLFVLAASQTRDKEALTQDGVKKVLDDLAAMDFEYIVCDSPAGIESGALMAMHYADEALVVTNPEVSSVRDSDRILGMLSSKTDRATKGESVKEHLLITRYNPNRVEDGQMLSLEDIQDILRIELIGVIPESETVLQASNQGVPAVHMQGTDVSEAYKDVVDRFLGEEKPMRFIDAQKPGFFKRIFGGR